From Rutidosis leptorrhynchoides isolate AG116_Rl617_1_P2 chromosome 3, CSIRO_AGI_Rlap_v1, whole genome shotgun sequence, a single genomic window includes:
- the LOC139900273 gene encoding uncharacterized protein, translating to MLRACVLEYGGSWDSHLPPYEILYGRLCRTLTCWLEAGEKQFAELAGIHDTFNICYLRKCKIDDESQILQLQDLKVDMNKKLVEEPVRIADRKVTKLRKKQIPMVLVEWKHSLGSNLTWDMKELMKARYPQLFDLDQILRTESS from the exons atgttaagagcctgtgtattagaatatggtggGTCATGGGATTCTCACTTACCACCCTACGAGATATTGTATGGTAGACTATGCagaactctgacttgttggttagaggccggagagaaacagtttgcag agttagctggtattcacgaTACGTTTAacatatgttatcttcgtaagtgcaaGATAGACGACGAAAGTCAGATTCTACAGTTGCAGGATTTAAAGGTTGACATGAAtaaaaagttagttgaagaaccagTCAGGATTGCTGACAGAAAGGTTACCAAGCTACGTAAGAAACAGATACCAATGGTACTTGTAGAATGGAAACATAGTTTGGGTTCTAATTTGACTTGGGATATGAAAGAGCTGATGAAAGCTAGATACCCTCAATTGTTTGACTTGGACCAGATTTTGAGGACAGAATCTTCTtaa
- the LOC139896619 gene encoding protein ALTERED XYLOGLUCAN 9-like, protein MFFGAIQLGLMAACIVLFVPMGMAGWHLSRNKVLFCSGALFISLAVCIHLIPYFPSFFPQTPSAVSFNQDLTTNSCISIVNDVNFHSNFDGFSWNWDNSSRSLGINDCDFQKLGRVDVSDLLNGSWVVVAGDSQARLFVVSLLDLVLVSDEMENIHEDLFKRHSDYHIVVEEIGLKLDFIWSPYVNNLTDLVINFKLNNTYPDVLVMGSGLWHMLHFTNYSDYGASLQVLKESVVQLLPVFNTDGEDVGPDPGRALHMFWLGMPTLINRLLNTEEKQVKMTREMCSAYDQELYKSKLLKQNGGSFFLLDVKMLSNRCGVDCSLDGMHYNEVVYEASVHVMLNALIIESHQKL, encoded by the coding sequence ATGTTTTTTGGGGCCATTCAATTAGGATTAATGGCAGCCTGTATAGTCTTGTTTGTTCCAATGGGTATGGCAGGTTGGCATCTCAGCCGTAATAAAGTTTTATTCTGCAGTGGTGCTCTCTTTATATCTCTTGCTGTATGTATACATCTAATTCCTTACTTCCCTTCATTTTTtccccaaaccccatctgctgtgTCATTTAATCAAGATCTTACTACTAATTCATGCATTTCTATAGTAAATGATGTAAATTTCCACTCTAATTTTGATGGGTTTTCATGGAATTGGGATAATAGTTCAAGATCTTTAGGAATTAATGATTGTGATTTCCAGAAACTGGGTCGGGTTGATGTTTCGGATCTGTTAAATGGGTCATGGGTTGTTGTGGCTGGTGATTCACAAGCTAGGTTATTTGTTGTGTCTTTGTTGGATTTGGTTTTAGTTTCTGATGAAATGGAAAACATTCATGAGGATTTGTTTAAAAGGCATAGTGATTATCATATTGTTGTTGAGGAAATTGGGTTAAAGTTGGATTTCATTTGGTCACCTTATGTTAATAATTTGACTGATCTTGTTATCAATTTTAAGCTTAATAATACCTACCCTGATGTATTAGTAATGGGTTCAGGGTTATGGCACATGTTACATTTTACGAATTATTCGGATTATGGTgcttccttacaagtattgaaggAATCTGTTGTACAGTTACTTCCGGTGTTTAATACGGATGGGGAGGATGTGGGTCCGGATCCGGGTCGGGCGTTGCACATGTTTTGGTTAGGTATGCCAACGTTGATTAACAGGCTGTTGAATACAGAAGAAAAACAGGTTAAAATGACCCGTGAGATGTGTAGTGCGTATGATCAAGAGCTTTATAAAAGCAAGCTCTTGAAGCAAAATGGCGGGTCGTTTTTCTTACTGGATGTTAAGATGTTAAGTAATAGATGTGGAGTTGATTGTTCATTAGACGGAATGCATTATAATGAAGTGGTTTATGAAGCTTCGGTTCATGTTATGCTTAATGCATTGATTATTGAGTCTCATCAAAAGCTATGA
- the LOC139900274 gene encoding expansin-A13-like produces the protein MASPKFSLTTFTLSFFTIILLVSSHSPYPSTSPEFVSEWRSARATYYAAADPRDVVGGACGYGDLEKAGYGKATAGLSTVLFDKGQICGACFEVRCFEDLRWCIPGTSIIVTATNFCAPNYGFPSDGGGKCNPPNAHFVLPIEIFEKIAIWKASNMPIQYRRIKCRKEGGIRFTINGAGVFISVLINNVAGAGDVLAVKIKGSRTGWLPMNRNWGQNWHTNADLKSQPLSFEVTSSDGLSVTSYNVAPKDWSYGQSFEGKQFQS, from the exons ATGGCATCACCCAAATTCTCACTAACAACATTTACACTCTCATTCTTCACTATCATACTTCTAGTATCATCCCACTCTCCCTATCCATCAACCTCTCCAGAGTTTGTATCCGAATGGAGATCCGCAAGAGCAACGTACTACGCTGCAGCTGACCCACGCGACGTAGTGGGCGGCGCGTGTGGGTACGGCGATTTAGAGAAAGCAGGGTATGGGAAAGCGACAGCTGGATTGAGTACTGTATTGTTTGATAAAGGTCAGATATGTGGCGCGTGTTTTGAGGTAAGGTGTTTTGAGGATCTCCGGTGGTGTATTCCCGGAACTTCGATAATCGTGACGGCGACTAATTTTTGTGCTCCGAATTATGGGTTTCCGAGTGATGGTGGTGGCAAATGTAATCCACCTAATGCTCATTTTGTTTTGCCGATTGAAATTTTTGAAAAGATTGCGATTTGGAAAGCTTCTAATATGCCCATTCAATACCGCAG GATCAAGTGCCGAAAGGAGGGAGGGATTCGTTTCACCATCAATGGAGCTGGAGTGTTCATATCGGTGCTGATAAACAATGTTGCTGGTGCAGGAGACGTACTGGCTGTCAAGATTAAAGGTTCGAGAACTGGATGGCTTCCAATGAACAGAAACTGGGGGCAGAATTGGCATACAAACGCTGACCTCAAAAGTCAACCGTTATCTTTTGAAGTTACAAGTAGTGATGGTCTATCTGTTACATCTTATAATGTCGCCCCTAAAGATTGGAGTTATGGACAGAGCTTTGAGGGCAAGCAGTTCCAATCGTGA